A window from Erythrolamprus reginae isolate rEryReg1 chromosome 9, rEryReg1.hap1, whole genome shotgun sequence encodes these proteins:
- the TSR3 gene encoding 18S rRNA aminocarboxypropyltransferase — protein sequence MEEGAALGCRRLEGGRKGLFSLLGWGGQKEKPSGGRSAGPSRRQSRPRPPLASPEAVGLLHHLHLPGSRESWKGKEERKSRAAKAEAPAAPRVKDGHLLTCRQQRQPPQQPPPLPSEIPGRHLRFSGSGGAQQGVFCRRRSLRLANAGRNHRLDPEAEDSGMGRGRRRRRGRAGGERCLETFAEAPGDEGAVGGLEDGGEASRAAGGAERLPFPLAMWDLGQCDPRRCTGRRLARKGLVRTLRLGQRFGGLVLSPAATRFLSPADREVVTQNGVAVIDCSWAKLDQTPFSKMKGSHLRLLPCLIAANPVNYGRPYKLTCVEAFAATLCIVGHTDLATVLLQKFKWGKVFLDLNKDLLEKYAACSCEEEVLKVENEFMNQAQEKDERDPFDVDSGQEFLILNGPCRTTEATAVDESSSSEEAPEDSGSSSSDEDTDTACSGASRSAAWRQEKGILKEETFH from the exons ATGGAGGAGGGCGCCGCCTTGGGCTGCAGACGGTTGGAAGGAGGCAGGAAGGGGTTGTTCAGCCTTCTCGGATGGGGGGGACAGAAAGAGAAGCCGTCAGGAGGGCGCAGCGCCGGGCCCAGTCGCCGCCAAAGCCGCccacgcccgccgctcgcctcaccCGAAGCTGTTGGGCTCCTCCACCACCTTCATCTTCCCGGCAGCCGCGAGTCCtggaaggggaaagaagagagaaagagtcgGGCAGCCAAAGCAGAGGCCCCAGCAGCGCCTCGGGTGAAGGACGGGCATCTCCTCACCTGCCGACAGCAGCGGCAGCCACCACAGCAGCCGCCTCCTCTCCCCAGCGAGATCCCAGGCCGCCATCTTCGCTTCTCCGGAAGCGGAGGGGCGCAGCAAGGCGTGTTCTGCCGTAGACGCTCCCTGCGATTGGCCAACGCTGGGCGGAACCATCGGCTCGACCCGGAAGCGGAAGACTCGGGGATGGGCCGCGGGCGGCGGCGGCGACGGGGACGAGCGGGTGGCGAGCGCTGCCTGGAGACCTTCGCGGAGGCGCCGGGCGATGAGGGCGCGGTGGGCGGGCTGGAGGATGGCGGAGAGGCGTCGAGGGCCGCGGGCGGAGCGGAGCGACTCCCGTTCCCGCTGGCCATGTGGGACCTGGGCCAGTGTGACCCGCGGCGGTGCACCGGGCGACGACTGGCGCGGAAGGGGCTGGTGCGGACGCTCCGCCTGGGGCAGCGCTTCGGGGGCCTGGTGCTCAGCCCCGCCGCCACCCGCTTCCTCTCGCCCGCCGACAG GGAAGTTGTGACTCAGAATGGAGTTGCGGTGATTGACTGCTCTTGGGCAAAGCTGGACCAAACGCCATTTAGCAAGATGAAGGGGAGTCATCTGCGGCTGTTACCCTGCTTGATAGCTGCAAATCCAGTGAATTATGGACGGCCATACAAACTTACTTGTGTGGAAGCTTTTGCAGCCACCCTCTGCATTGTAG GACACACTGATCTAGCCACAGTTCTTTTGCAAAAATTTAAATGGGGAAAAGTGTTTCTTGATCTGAACAAAGATCTCCTGGAGAAATATGCAGCATGTAGCTGTGAAGAGGAAGTGTTAAAGGTCGAGAATGAATTTATGAACCAGgcccaagaaaaagatgaaagag atcctTTTGATGTTGACTCAGGACAGGAATTTTTAATACTCAATGGGCCTTGCAGAACCACAGA AGCAACTGCTGTAGACGAGAGCAGCTCCTCTGAGGAGGCCCCTGAGGacagtggcagcagcagcagtgatGAGGATACAGACACAGCCTGTTCCGGAGCCAGTAGGTCAGCTGCATGGAGGCAGGAGAAGGGCATTCTCAAAGAGGAGACGTTTCACTGA